CTCTTCTCGGGAAGAGAGGGGGACAAAAGGGGTGAGTTAGAGATTAGGACTTGAAGGAATCCCGGGCATGAAGCGGATGGCTCCTCGCGATGACAGGAGGCATTCAGGGAAGAACCTCATTGGATTTTACTTAACTAACGAAACTATGTATCCATTACCCGAAGCGAAGGCGCGTGAGCTGTTGAGGAAACTCAACGCAAAAAACCCGGAGAGGATCATAGACATCGAAGCGGTCGCCAACGCCGTCGGCCTCATCGTGAAAGAAACGGACGCGGAGAACAGCGAGGGATACTCGGTGCGGACCGAATCTTCGGGGCTGATAAAAGTGTCGGCGTCTTCAAAGGAGCCGGGACAGAGACGGTTCACAATCGCCCACGAGATAGGCCACTTCCTCTTAGACAAGAACCCAATTCACCTTTGCAGGATGGAAGACATGGTTGGATACAAATCAAAGAAGGAAGAGGAGAACGCGGCCAACGCCTTCGCCGCCGAGCTCCTGATGAAGAAGGAGTGGTACGCCGGGTTCGTGAAGGACAAAGCGCCGGGTATCGAGACGATCAAACAAGCCGCGGAATATTTCGGGGTCTCGCTCAGCGCAAGTGCGATAAGGTATTCTCAAGCCGGAAACTTTC
This sequence is a window from Candidatus Acidiferrales bacterium. Protein-coding genes within it:
- a CDS encoding ImmA/IrrE family metallo-endopeptidase — protein: MKRMAPRDDRRHSGKNLIGFYLTNETMYPLPEAKARELLRKLNAKNPERIIDIEAVANAVGLIVKETDAENSEGYSVRTESSGLIKVSASSKEPGQRRFTIAHEIGHFLLDKNPIHLCRMEDMVGYKSKKEEENAANAFAAELLMKKEWYAGFVKDKAPGIETIKQAAEYFGVSLSASAIRYSQAGNFPVAVIMSCKGAHNEGRVSWSAISESFPYRYVGKGYKVNKFSEADKFFSQGSGKKMDLKPHRVLADSWFSDTRGFRPNHYLVEQCLPMPNYDCVLTVVWQA